A stretch of DNA from Tigriopus californicus strain San Diego chromosome 11, Tcal_SD_v2.1, whole genome shotgun sequence:
AGACctatttctcatttcaaaattgtacCAATTAACATCGgttgtcaaaaacatttttcaaagttctttCCAAATGCATATTGTACCTCCTTATTCTATATTGATAGTTCTATTCATAAATGTTCTAAAAGGTTTATTTTCCTTACAGCTTTGCACATTGATTTAGTCATTAGCCGTAATACATGCATGATCTCTAAAAGTTATGCACTTGAACGTTCTTGAAGATCCAGACCTCGTATCTATCAGCCATCTTGGTCCATGGAGGAGTGAAAGTAACATATGCATAAACGTGGTTCAAGATATTCGAACCTTTGCCATTGGCCTCAAGGAGAGTCTTCAAGTTTTGATATTCCATATGCCATTGAGCGTCAGTCATTCGTGTTCCAACCCGTCTAAAACAAGGAAGACCACATGATACACGCTCGTTTGTTTTATCGTCCTTTGAATATGGGGCACCGTTCAAATATCTCAAATACTTGTATGCAATCTAGAATGATGTCAAACAACTGTTACGCTAACCTGGTATAGATAACCTTCTCAGTGGGTTGCCAGATGACAATTTTGGGGTCAGTGGGAGTTGGTGGGGAATTATTCAGCGCTTCTCCCAGGAATGCACACACCATGAAGTGATGGGAACCCAAGGAGATATCATGAATCATGATCACGGGCAAGCTCAAACGAATATCCATATCTGAAACCAAGAAAGAATGTACCTGGAGTGAATCCAGAGAAAACTCCTGGGTGGGTGTTAAAATCGCTTTCGTACCTTGATCATNNNNNNNNNNNNNNNNNNNNNNNNNNNNNNNNNNNNTGAATCATGATCACGGGCAAGCTCAAACGAATATTCATATCTGAAACCAAGAAAGAATGTACCTGGAGTTAATCCAGAGAAAACCCCTGGGTGGGTGTTAAAATCGCTTTCGTACCTTGATCATTGTCCCCTTGAAGATAATCTTGCACAGCTTGAAACATCACTTCCTTGGTGACTCCTGCGCCGTAAAAGGACGCATTGGTGCATGCAAAGTTCCTGCCCCCATTATAGTGCCGTTCTTCGAACTGCGCAAAAATGAGGATCAAAACAGGAAATCATTAACCACCAGGACAATAGCCATGCTGGCCGAGGGGTACAAGAGGGACCGCGAACCAGAAGAAATTATTTTCCCAAGGTTGTTCAAACCCCGGTATCAGAGGATACCTTGTAAAAGGGATAATATTGGCCTGGGCAGGGATTAGAGCAATTCCTATCATGAGATTCTCCTCCCGACCTTTCTCAGGGCAATTAAAGATGCTAACAAAACCCACAACTTTAaagagaaccaatctgatatggACTTGATATTGACTCACCTCTCGGACCTTTGTACCCCAAAtacaaagacaaaaattgaTCATTCACAAGTCTTACCTCGTTGGCCGTTCCAGCATTGTAGACCTGCTCAACGGTGTAAGATAACTCCGTAAAGGCGGTTTGCGGAATTTGGGCCTAAATAAAATAAGAAGCAAggttcaaatgaaattgggaAATTGGAATGTAAATGGTTTTTTCTATTATGTTTTATTGGTTGTCTTTACTTACCTAGCAGCCGTTCGCTGCAAACGCCAGGAAGGTCAAAAGAAGGCTGCTCATGcttccaaaatgttccaaagtTGGATGACTCGTAAGTTGGAACACATCTCCTTTTATAGGAGACTCTGGGACAATAATTGCCATTGTGACACCTGTTTGTTTATTGAAGTCGTAAACAATGCCAATCCATTGACAGGAATTGAAGATTACTTTTCTAATGATGAACATAGGTTAAGGGAAAAACTGCTTTCGCGTTCTACACTTGAGTTAATCGAAACAgagaatgcattttttttcttcataatatgaaaaaataaatgcgTCATTTCAACGACTAATTTTTACCCAGATACTCCGTTTTCCAAATAAATCTGGCGGTACTTTTTTGTTGATCTAAttgcaaaatcatttcaaCTAAAGCAATCTATGTTAAAATTTTAATAGTGTTCCTGAAATTCAGGACAGTTGTTTGTCATTTCAACTAATTGCAAGTAAATTGCAAAGCTGTGTTACAATGAGcaattttaaatatttttgtccTCATTACTCGTGTCAAGCGTGTCTTTATGAAAGAGATCGAATATAGTATAGCTGAATATCAGTCTGTTTGAGAATTGCAACGGTTTCGTGCTTGTCGTATTTGATCtcttttgaccttttcttgCATTGTCATTTCTCAGCCAAAGAGAAATTCAACATTGAACTTCTTGACATGTTTGAATGCGCATATGTCTGAGGCTCTTTTGCACGCGAGAAGTATCTGCTAGTGATGCTTGACTTTCTCATACAGCcctttggcttttttcatgGCGACAATAAATCTGGTAGTCAAAATCATTTAACAATACCTTAAAGCAATTCTAATTCACATTAACCTTCGTTTTGTTTTAGTTACAGGAAAGATGAAACTATCATTGCATAGTCTGATTTTGCAGAATTTTCTTTTAGAATTGGAAAATATGTATGTCATCAAAACTGAATTCAAAAGAATAAcccatgtcaagtaaaggcaattcaagaaaaatgtagtgcggTAGCACTGCTACTGAGCATTTTGACGAGGGAgaattttgacaaacattgtagCCTGTTCCCATCTGCATTTGCTCttcaatccaattgaattggCAACTATTGAGAGAATTGCGCtgcaaaaatcaaaaagatttattttttagtGCAGCTCTATCAATGTCCTAATACcttggttcaatatcagaatactgtttaCTTCAACCAGCCGGTAAACTGAGTTAAAAGACAAATTTAGTCTGTTCTCGTTGCAGGttggctgtaatgtttgtctcaATTCTCCCTCGTCACagtgctcaaaatcagggttaccaCACTACCTTTTACTTAAATTTCCTTTACAGGACATGCCTTATCTAAAGGTGAAAGTCCAAATGTCATCGTTCAATTTTTGGACTAGACCTTCTGATTTTTTGGGAATTTCAACCTTAAGGCCCAATAGTTCTAGGCGAGGGTGTTTTGGGAGCAATTCATGATACCACGCCCTATGCAAATGTAAGTTATTGAAGACAAAGTCATACGAGTACTTCCCAAGGAGAAGAACGACGCAATCACTGATATGCTTTGACTGCATAGGGGTAACGAGTTATAGGTATGCTAGTAGCAGCATGATGTGATGTGGTGTAATAGGAAGAATGCCATTTTAAGAAGAACCATTCTGGATAAAATATCTTACATTTTTAAGAGATAAAGCAGGGACGGCGCCCCCTAGACGTCACGCTCCCTTTTCAGCATAACAAAGGAAGGCTGAACAAGTCGGGCTCTCCCTGTTAtggcgggaaagatttgaaaaggaGTATTCCGCCTGCGTTGGCTCAGCTGTCCCTGGATAAGGTTAGGCAGACGTAGGCAGATGTAATTCCATTGAACTTTATGATAACTAGACTCGAATTTtaatttggctcaaaattgacGTCTATCTTCCCACGTGCTTATTGTGTGTGAGCGTTGTTTGGAGCTAGTATACTGGATGAGAATACTGCAACTAGCAAGCTCAGATAAGGAGTAGTATCCATACCAATGCTCATTAGATTTATGCAGTTTGTAAAATGGTAGCCAACTCAATTCCTAATCATACTTGACCTCTATTACAGTGTCTCAAAGCACATGCAGTTCTAGTCATTATAATGCGGTGGAAGCGAGACTTAGTCTTGAAGAATGAACCCGTTTTAATGCAACCTTTTACCTCTCGTAGTACCCTTGATTCCCAGAATGTACGGCGATGTTTGGCCTCAAGGAAACTGCTCGCCCAATTTCGCTTCAAAATCCCACACACCGTAAAAAGCTTTTTCGACATAGATGCCGATTAAAATCCAGCCGCAAAATGATTAGCCCGAGATCATcctgcattttcaaaaaaaggaggacctggataacttcctcccaaccattccagaccaaccttcaatacctgggtatcatcgatcagcaaattcaaactcaatttctgATCTAATTTACTTTTAAGTAATTGtgtaataatatttttttttgccatgaatCCATTCATCTTTCTGTGTACAGTaaataaattattattatcatttagTCCCGTTTGGCCTTCTTCCTGCGTTTTTATTTGGTACAAAATCCAGGTACACAACTGCATTTAGGTACAAGATTATTCATTGAGTTTAATCGTTTCATTTAAAAtaaatttaattttaattgcatttttgtcattaaGGCACTCTTTTAATTGATACAGAAGTTATGACATATAATTAATTTTGTTCTGAAGGTATTGCCGAGAGGATTTTTGTTCACTAggtgatttttgtttttggttacCTCAACTGCCCCCTCCGgtttttgctgactttcccaaacagatGAAAAACagttgaatttcattttcgaATTTGTTAGTAAACCAAATATAGTATAAAGTGTAGGAGCTATCAAATAGATGAACCATAATCTTTGATCCTTTTAGTACCGGGGAATACATTCTTTGCAGCGGTTAacaaagcccgtgaaaacccaaaccgAAACAAAAGATAACTGTAGAgaatgtagagactatgaaATATCATTTAATGATGACCTTTGTTGAGATAAAATGGTGGATGAGGCAAGcagaagatgaagaacaagCTATTGGGTCTGTCGGGGAGCTTCTTAGTAGTAGCGAGTACATAGAATAAAATAACTGGGTGGGCAAGTATAATGGCTGTAGGTGTTGGAAATGTTGATGAATATAGATTGGAGAATAAGAATGTACAGTGGGAAATTATTTGTCCATACAATAACATTGCAAGATAACTTCTTATTGTTGCACGTATGTAAAAATATGCCCAACTACGAAAATCTTGTAAAGAAGGAAACAGATGGGAACTCAAATGACTAAACGGCTAAAAGTGTTctaaaatgttttgaatttatACGGATGTTATGGTATAtaattgattctcttctggagcctactgtTATTGTTCTTGGggatgcttttgttcacagaaaatattttggtttggattcAACCCATGACGACAGGTATTGATTGTCCAATTGCAACTCTCTCAATTTTGCTGTCTTTCCCAAAGAGTAAACTGTCCTCATATGATTGATACTGTTTTAGGCATGAAGGAGTTCAAACTTAGGATATCAATGATTTGTCTATTATTCATTTCCATGGGATTGGCTGATATCTTGCCACTTACGAGTATATGTTGCTGATATGTTCCTGCAAGGCGTGAATCAGTTTGAAAGCCAtctcaagaaaagaaaatcccAAGAACAATCCCATGCTCCCGCCAACCGAAGATATCATGGAGATTAGATCATACACGAGTACTTCTTCTTCCAATGTCGTCACAAGCGTTTCAAAACTCAAGAAAACCACGGTTTCGTCTATTCCAAATAGGTTGAACTCACTCGTACTTGCCGAATACGATACAAGATTGCAATATTGAGGGCATATTTCCGACAATGTCTTCGACCAAAAAGCCTTCCTCTGagataaaaatattgatcttGTGTCGTTAAAGGACGCGCAAATCGGTTTTTTGGCAGCTATCGCAGATTGGTCTGGAGAGAAAAGAACAGGTTAGCACCAGCACTTCGTCAAACCCAATGACCAGGATATTTCTCACTCAAAGAAATATCGAAAGGTGAACGGCATTTAAAATGTGATGTGATATTCTCCATATGTTTATCAATGCATTCGAAATACTCCACGGAGCTCCAATCCGGTCGACATCCAAGATCAGCATTACTCAATTTTTGAAGCTTCTTAAAAACGTTCTTCCTCATTGCGATATCCACAGATCTTCCCGGTGAAACATCATAAACGAACTTTTTATTGGCCACCCAACCCTAAATGATGTGAGGAAATCAACATCTAGATTGCTTTATCAACTCAAAAAATGTTAACTCACCTGGTTTATTAACAAAAGCTCCATGCCGCGATCATGCAAGAATATTCTAAACCGTCCAGATTGGttgccaaaaacatttttcatctcaaGTAACACTTGAGAATCTTTTGTCACTGGCGTTTCATCCAGGAGGAAAGTAAAACATTTCCCCGAATTCATCGTATTCGCCATCTATTGCAGATTATGTATActtattataaaaaaaataaatatacttattaaaaaaagcaagagcCGTATTGGctcacaattttttttttaatatttataATCATAACCAATCCAGGGATTTCTTAAGACGATTTTGTCTAATCTTTGAATTCAACACAAAACTTTGTGCTatttatgaaaaatattgagaagttaatttttcatgacttttttaaAAGCTTGCATTCCTCCTTACTTTATAGTTTTGGATGTCCGTCGCAGTCACAGTGCGGTTCAACCATCGTATTTTTTTGAATACTTCATCGAATGAAAACATTGACCGATCGAAAAGATCGGTGTTGTTTTTAGAGGTAATAGGCCAAGTGACGCTTCCATTATAATCAGTTCTCAGTTGCATCGTGCTCCAGGACATTGGGGTAAGACCCAGTTCAGAAAGTCGACCCAAAGTTGTCGGTGGgtcaaagcaaattgaaaatcgagGCAGATTCAATTGTCCATTCTCAGGGAGAAGATTCCTGGGGCAAATAAAGACGTCGTGAGTTTTGAATCATTGAGAGGTTAGTGGACCCTACTCACGATATAGCTATGGTGGTTGTTCctccaatgaatttgacaaagAGCTCCCAACCTTGTATAAGAAATCCTCCAAAGCATAGAAAGGCAACAAAGACTCGTGCACACTTTACGAGCATTGCGGGACAAGTGATGAGTACGTCAGTTTTCTTTAAGTATTTGATGCCACTGGACACGGTGATCCACGCACACAATACTAATAAAGAGTTTGCACAGAATAAAACAGAATGGGctgtaatttgttccttttttttctgaatAGTGTTATTAGGTCTCAAGATAGTGTTACTGTAACGACCCAAATAACTCGAAAATTATTCGACagtcgttcctttttttccgaATCTACAAGCAGCCAATACTTTTCGTCTTATTTTGGCACCCACCGCCTACCAAATTCCAATACAATGGAATGACTAACCATCAAAATAGATAGTTTGTTGGACAGGAATAGAGAAGTAAAAAGGAACCGTCACACCATTTCATATCAAGATTGGTCggttgtaacgacccaaataactcaaaagtTAACTGCTTCACTTTTTCCGACCCCCTGAGCTCCCTATATTTTTAAGTTTTGTAGCAACTGAAGGAAACT
This window harbors:
- the LOC131890953 gene encoding uncharacterized protein LOC131890953; its protein translation is MLVKCARVFVAFLCFGGFLIQGWELFVKFIGGTTTIAISNLLPENGQLNLPRFSICFDPPTTLGRLSELGLTPMSWSTMQLRTDYNGSVTWPITSKNNTDLFDRSMFSFDEVFKKIRWLNRTVTATDIQNYKMANTMNSGKCFTFLLDETPVTKDSQVLLEMKNVFGNQSGRFRIFLHDRGMELLLINQGWVANKKFVYDVSPGRSVDIAMRKNVFKKLQKLSNADLGCRPDWSSVEYFECIDKHMENITSHFKCRSPFDISLNQSAIAAKKPICASFNDTRSIFLSQRKAFWSKTLSEICPQYCNLVSYSASTSEFNLFGIDETVVFLSFETLVTTLEEEVLVYDLISMISSVGGSMGLFLGFSFLEMAFKLIHALQEHISNIYS
- the LOC131890954 gene encoding uncharacterized protein LOC131890954, with the translated sequence MSKKLFTVCGILKRNWASSFLEAKHRRTFWESRVLREAQIPQTAFTELSYTVEQVYNAGTANEFEERHYNGGRNFACTNASFYGAGVTKEVMFQAVQDYLQGDNDQDMDIRLSLPVIMIHDISLGSHHFMVCAFLGEALNNSPPTPTDPKIVIWQPTEKVIYTRRVGTRMTDAQWHMEYQNLKTLLEANGKGSNILNHVYAYVTFTPPWTKMADRYEVWIFKNVQVHNF